Proteins encoded together in one Microbacterium oxydans window:
- a CDS encoding ABC transporter ATP-binding protein — MSLVALEDVAKSVLLADDSRLEILRGITLEVGAGDHVSIVGRSGSGKSTLLNILGMLDAPTSGTVSFEGREVRRMRSGRLDRLRGDNVGFVFQQFNLLPGRTALDNVAMPLGHAKGRMFWNRRQIAADMLERVGLGHRVDQIADKLSGGEQQRVAIARALVRKPVLILADEPTGALDIDTGAAVMSLLDEVATETDAALVTITHDLHVAARARRHYRLDAGRLEAADLTRAFEASTLAAPVPSALSEGVS; from the coding sequence GTGAGTCTGGTCGCACTCGAGGACGTCGCCAAGAGCGTCCTCCTCGCCGACGACTCGCGCCTCGAGATCCTCCGCGGCATCACCCTGGAGGTCGGCGCCGGTGATCACGTCTCGATCGTCGGGCGCTCCGGCTCCGGCAAGTCGACGCTGCTCAACATCCTGGGGATGCTCGACGCGCCGACCTCCGGCACCGTCTCCTTCGAGGGGCGCGAGGTGCGTCGCATGCGGTCGGGGCGACTGGACCGGCTGCGTGGCGACAACGTCGGATTCGTCTTCCAGCAGTTCAACCTGCTCCCCGGGCGCACGGCGCTCGACAACGTGGCGATGCCGCTCGGTCACGCCAAGGGGCGGATGTTCTGGAACCGCCGGCAGATCGCAGCGGACATGCTGGAGCGCGTGGGCCTCGGCCACCGGGTCGACCAGATCGCCGACAAGCTCTCCGGCGGCGAGCAGCAGCGCGTCGCGATCGCTCGGGCGCTGGTGCGCAAGCCCGTCCTGATCCTCGCCGACGAGCCGACCGGAGCGCTCGACATCGACACCGGCGCCGCCGTCATGTCGCTCCTCGACGAGGTGGCGACCGAGACGGACGCGGCGCTGGTCACCATCACGCACGATCTCCATGTCGCCGCACGCGCGCGTCGGCACTATCGCCTGGACGCCGGACGGCTGGAGGCCGCCGACCTCACCCGCGCCTTCGAGGCATCGACCCTCGCGGCTCCGGTGCCGTCCGCACTGTCGGAAGGTGTCTCATGA
- a CDS encoding ABC transporter permease → MTGLLGALSDAWAEIRVHKLRVLLSLIGIAVSVGALTAVVAISEYQRQFQAEQSDRWGGRAATIAVSVGSADGQPVNTDDFDERFRRVSERFEFSHTARIVQGMVQDVQLPDGVTPVSARLIDPAYSEIHRERLLEGRWFLDSDTEALSPPVVITEPVWERLGRVPLDQHPTLSLNGPAGGTYQVVGIVPRQGFGDEEMRVDLLYDAYRARVDALPQDTTTQYEVWVGADQADAIGPVLAMDLRAGLPEGQTVSVSRTDWAAQPGAMDAQATFEMITGGIASLILALGALSLINIQLVAMRQRVREIGVRRAFGASSGRVFFAVFLESLVATTVAGVIGIAIVVAVLRSEWVVNSLFYGIQDIPPFPMRAAVVGLIASVIVGAVSGFIPALVALRVKVIDAIRF, encoded by the coding sequence ATGACCGGTCTCCTCGGTGCGCTCTCCGACGCCTGGGCGGAGATCCGCGTCCACAAGCTGCGGGTGCTGCTCAGCCTGATCGGCATCGCCGTGTCGGTCGGCGCACTCACAGCCGTCGTGGCGATCTCGGAGTACCAGCGCCAGTTCCAGGCCGAGCAGTCGGACCGCTGGGGCGGACGCGCGGCCACCATCGCGGTCTCCGTGGGCAGCGCCGACGGACAGCCGGTGAACACGGACGACTTCGACGAGCGCTTCCGACGCGTGTCGGAGCGGTTCGAGTTCAGTCACACGGCCCGGATCGTGCAGGGCATGGTGCAGGACGTGCAGCTGCCGGACGGGGTCACTCCCGTCTCCGCGCGGTTGATCGACCCGGCCTACTCCGAGATCCATCGGGAGCGGCTCCTCGAGGGACGCTGGTTCCTCGACTCCGACACGGAGGCGCTGTCCCCGCCGGTCGTGATCACCGAGCCGGTCTGGGAGCGTCTCGGACGGGTGCCGCTGGACCAGCATCCGACCCTGTCGCTCAACGGCCCGGCCGGCGGCACCTATCAGGTCGTCGGCATCGTCCCGCGCCAGGGGTTCGGCGATGAGGAGATGCGGGTCGATCTGCTCTACGACGCGTATCGCGCGCGGGTGGACGCGCTTCCTCAGGACACCACGACTCAGTACGAGGTGTGGGTCGGCGCCGACCAGGCCGACGCGATCGGGCCGGTCCTGGCGATGGATCTCCGGGCCGGGCTGCCGGAGGGCCAGACGGTCTCGGTGAGTCGCACCGACTGGGCCGCGCAGCCGGGCGCCATGGACGCGCAGGCCACCTTCGAGATGATCACGGGCGGCATCGCCTCGCTCATCCTGGCGCTCGGAGCGCTCAGCCTGATCAACATCCAGCTCGTGGCGATGCGTCAGCGGGTGCGGGAGATCGGCGTCCGACGCGCGTTCGGTGCCAGTTCGGGGCGCGTGTTCTTCGCGGTCTTCCTGGAGAGCCTGGTCGCCACGACCGTCGCCGGGGTGATCGGGATCGCCATCGTCGTCGCCGTGCTGCGCTCGGAGTGGGTCGTGAACTCGCTGTTCTACGGCATTCAGGACATCCCGCCGTTCCCGATGCGGGCCGCGGTCGTCGGTCTCATTGCCTCCGTGATCGTGGGCGCGGTCTCCGGATTCATCCCCGCGCTCGTCGCGCTGCGGGTGAAGGTGATCGACGCGATCCGCTTCTGA
- the ahcY gene encoding adenosylhomocysteinase, with the protein MSELEYRVADLSLAEAGRHQLRLAENEMPGLMALREEFGAAQPLKGARIAGSLHMTVQTAVLIETLVALGAEVRWASCNIFSTQDEAAAAVVVGPGGTVDAPAGVPVFAWKGETLDEYWACTARIFDWSSSGFDGPNLILDDGGDATLLVHKGVEFEKAGVVPAATDSDSYEYAIILELLRSSLAGSNDRWTKVAAGLIGVTEETTTGVHRLYELAASGELLFPAINVNDSVTKSKFDNKYGIRHSLPDGLNRATDVLIGGKVAFVCGYGDVGKGAAEALRGQGARVIVSEVDPICALQAAMEGFQVARLIDVAGEVDIVVTGTGNRDVVTTEHLLALKHLAIVANVGHFDNEIDMAGLEALDGAEKIEIKPQVHEWRLPSGRSVLVLSEGRLMNLGNATGHPSFVMSASFTNQVLAQLELYTRIEDYPTGVYVLPKALDEKVARLHLDALGVELTTLSDEQAAYIGVPVDGPYKLEHYRY; encoded by the coding sequence ATGTCAGAGCTCGAGTACCGCGTCGCCGACCTGTCCCTCGCCGAAGCAGGTCGTCACCAGCTGCGACTGGCCGAGAACGAGATGCCGGGCCTCATGGCCCTGCGCGAGGAGTTCGGCGCGGCGCAGCCGCTGAAGGGCGCGAGGATCGCGGGCTCCCTGCATATGACCGTGCAGACCGCGGTCCTCATCGAGACGCTCGTGGCGCTGGGCGCGGAGGTCCGGTGGGCCAGCTGCAACATCTTCTCCACGCAGGACGAGGCGGCCGCGGCTGTCGTGGTCGGTCCTGGCGGCACGGTCGATGCGCCCGCCGGGGTGCCCGTCTTCGCCTGGAAGGGGGAGACGCTCGACGAGTACTGGGCCTGCACCGCGCGCATCTTCGACTGGTCGTCGTCGGGCTTCGACGGCCCCAACCTGATCCTCGACGACGGCGGTGACGCGACGCTGCTCGTCCACAAGGGCGTGGAGTTCGAGAAGGCGGGCGTGGTGCCCGCCGCGACCGACAGCGACTCGTACGAGTACGCGATCATCCTCGAGCTGCTGCGCTCGTCCCTGGCGGGGTCGAACGATCGCTGGACGAAGGTCGCCGCCGGGCTCATCGGCGTGACCGAGGAGACCACGACCGGGGTGCACCGCCTCTACGAGCTCGCGGCCTCCGGGGAGCTGCTCTTCCCCGCGATCAACGTCAACGACTCGGTGACCAAGAGCAAGTTCGACAACAAGTACGGCATCCGTCACTCCCTCCCCGACGGGCTCAACCGCGCCACGGACGTGCTCATCGGGGGCAAGGTCGCGTTCGTGTGCGGCTACGGCGATGTCGGCAAGGGGGCGGCCGAGGCGCTGCGCGGACAGGGCGCCCGGGTGATCGTGAGCGAGGTCGACCCGATCTGCGCGCTGCAGGCCGCCATGGAGGGCTTCCAGGTGGCGCGGCTGATCGACGTGGCCGGTGAGGTCGACATCGTCGTGACCGGCACCGGCAACCGCGACGTCGTCACGACCGAGCACCTGCTGGCCCTGAAGCACCTCGCGATCGTCGCCAACGTCGGGCACTTCGACAACGAGATCGACATGGCGGGTCTCGAGGCGCTCGATGGTGCGGAGAAGATCGAGATCAAGCCGCAGGTGCACGAGTGGCGTCTGCCGAGCGGACGCAGCGTGCTGGTGCTCAGCGAGGGCCGCCTGATGAACCTCGGCAACGCCACCGGGCATCCCTCGTTCGTGATGAGCGCCTCCTTCACCAACCAGGTGCTCGCCCAGCTGGAGCTGTACACGCGCATCGAGGACTACCCGACCGGTGTGTACGTGCTCCCCAAGGCGCTCGATGAGAAGGTCGCCCGGCTGCACCTCGACGCTCTCGGGGTGGAGCTGACGACGCTCAGCGACGAGCAGGCGGCGTACATCGGCGTTCCGGTGGACGGCCCGTACAAGCTCGAGCACTACCGTTACTGA
- a CDS encoding RDD family protein, translated as MSVPIDVSDEVLSGEAVAIDVQPVGFLLRALGAAIDMLLGYAVFVLWLFLRIWLLDAGVLDDATDRIATVSALVVSFVVLPITMEMALKGRSLGKLAVGGRIVRVDGGAAGFRHAFIRALLGVLEIYMTFGGIAVLVGAFNARSQRLGDLVAGTYSQRVRTPALATHAPVLPPNLAGWAQIADVARLPDRLARRISQFLVSAPRMIPAARARVAQDLLTEATPFVSPVPPVPAEQVLLGVTVLRRERERRALENSDRRAERLTGRRVGV; from the coding sequence ATGTCCGTCCCGATCGACGTCTCCGACGAGGTGCTCTCCGGCGAAGCCGTCGCGATCGACGTGCAGCCCGTCGGATTCCTGCTGCGGGCGCTCGGTGCCGCGATCGACATGCTCCTCGGCTATGCCGTGTTCGTCCTCTGGCTGTTCCTGCGCATCTGGCTGCTCGACGCCGGGGTGCTGGACGATGCCACGGACCGCATCGCGACGGTGTCGGCGCTCGTGGTGAGCTTCGTGGTGCTGCCGATCACGATGGAGATGGCCCTCAAGGGTCGGAGCCTCGGCAAGCTCGCGGTCGGCGGACGGATCGTCCGCGTGGACGGGGGCGCCGCCGGCTTCCGACACGCGTTCATCCGCGCCCTGCTCGGTGTGCTGGAGATCTACATGACGTTCGGCGGCATCGCGGTGCTCGTCGGCGCGTTCAACGCGCGGTCGCAGCGACTGGGCGACCTGGTCGCCGGCACGTACAGTCAGCGCGTGCGCACACCGGCGCTCGCGACGCACGCCCCGGTGCTGCCCCCGAATCTGGCCGGATGGGCGCAGATCGCCGATGTCGCGCGCCTCCCCGACCGGCTGGCGCGCCGCATCTCCCAATTCCTGGTGAGCGCCCCTCGCATGATCCCCGCCGCGCGTGCGCGCGTGGCACAGGATCTGCTCACGGAAGCGACGCCCTTCGTGTCGCCGGTGCCTCCGGTCCCGGCGGAGCAGGTCCTCCTCGGCGTCACCGTGCTCCGCCGCGAGCGCGAGCGCCGCGCGCTGGAGAACTCCGACCGCCGAGCCGAGCGGCTCACCGGTAGGCGCGTCGGCGTCTGA
- a CDS encoding stage II sporulation protein M, with product MDADALTDARRAEWERLDELSRARLDGAGVDELIVRYRAASADLAELKTSVGDSPQGAYLSTILVRARLRLTGASDSILTQTARFFTLQLPAALYRLRWTTLIIAISFVAVAVGTAAWIANDPALVATLGTPDGLQQYADESFTGYYTENPAAVFMGMVWTNNAWIAMQCVLFGVTGIWPVYMLVQNAMGLGISGAVMAAHDKADLMVLYILPHGMLEMTCIFVAAAAGLHVFWAWVAPGRRSRGEALAEQGRALATVALGLVFALFLAGLVEGFVTGWALPWPVKIGVGAAALAVFLIYMVVIGGRAHRRGETGDLVEYEAGTPRLIAG from the coding sequence GTGGATGCCGATGCGCTGACTGATGCACGCCGCGCGGAGTGGGAGCGGCTGGACGAGCTCAGCCGCGCCCGGCTCGACGGTGCCGGGGTGGACGAGCTGATCGTGCGGTACCGGGCGGCCTCCGCCGATCTGGCCGAGTTGAAGACGTCGGTCGGCGACTCCCCGCAGGGCGCCTACCTCTCCACGATCCTGGTGCGCGCGAGGCTGCGCCTCACCGGCGCCTCCGACAGCATCCTGACCCAGACCGCCCGGTTCTTCACCCTGCAGCTTCCGGCCGCGCTCTACCGGCTGCGCTGGACGACGCTGATCATCGCGATCTCCTTCGTCGCCGTCGCCGTCGGGACCGCCGCCTGGATCGCGAACGACCCCGCGCTCGTGGCCACCCTCGGCACGCCCGACGGGCTGCAGCAGTACGCCGACGAGAGCTTCACGGGGTACTACACGGAGAACCCCGCCGCGGTGTTCATGGGCATGGTGTGGACGAACAACGCCTGGATCGCCATGCAGTGCGTGCTCTTCGGCGTGACGGGAATCTGGCCGGTGTACATGCTGGTGCAGAACGCGATGGGACTCGGCATCTCGGGTGCGGTGATGGCGGCGCACGACAAGGCCGACCTGATGGTGCTCTACATCCTGCCGCACGGCATGCTCGAGATGACCTGTATCTTCGTCGCGGCCGCCGCGGGACTGCACGTCTTCTGGGCCTGGGTGGCACCAGGACGCCGCTCGCGCGGGGAAGCGCTGGCCGAGCAGGGGAGAGCCCTCGCGACCGTCGCACTCGGTCTCGTCTTCGCGCTGTTCCTGGCCGGGCTGGTGGAGGGCTTCGTCACCGGATGGGCCCTGCCGTGGCCGGTGAAGATCGGCGTCGGCGCCGCCGCCCTCGCGGTGTTCCTCATCTACATGGTCGTCATCGGCGGCCGGGCGCATCGTCGCGGGGAGACCGGCGACCTCGTCGAGTACGAGGCCGGCACTCCGCGCCTCATCGCCGGCTGA
- a CDS encoding DUF58 domain-containing protein, whose translation MFVTGRLAVALAVGVIPLVLAGLAGYPAYAVLGAWIGLCMFLVALDVMLAASPRSVTVTRRVPKRARLGEPVPVSVAIHNHGTRTLHALIRDAWQPTAGAPDERQHLHIPAGERGRVELPLRPRRRGELVSEFVMIRSRGPLGLAGRQARHLVRGAIRVLPAFSSRKHLPSRLARLRELDGNTSIQVRGQGTEFDSLREYVRGDDVRSIDWRATARAGTTMLRTWRPERDRHVVIIIDTGRTSAARVGDGTRVDASLEAALLLAALASRAGDHVHLLMYDRVVRGRVTGVDGAALLPALTDAMAPVHARLVDTDWHGAFAAVRTLTTRPSLIVVLTAQDAAESARSFLGAFPNASRATSVLVGSVTDDGIATLARGRGSREEVYLAAAAERTLRDAENVADAIRRAGGEAIAADPEELPPRIADRYLELKAAGRL comes from the coding sequence GTGTTCGTCACCGGCCGTCTCGCCGTCGCCCTCGCCGTGGGCGTCATCCCGCTCGTCCTCGCCGGGCTCGCGGGCTATCCGGCGTACGCGGTCCTCGGCGCGTGGATCGGCCTGTGCATGTTCCTGGTCGCCCTGGACGTCATGCTCGCCGCCAGCCCCCGATCCGTGACCGTGACACGCCGGGTTCCGAAGCGCGCCCGCCTCGGCGAGCCGGTGCCGGTGAGCGTCGCGATCCACAATCACGGCACCAGGACGCTGCACGCGCTGATCCGCGACGCGTGGCAGCCCACGGCCGGCGCCCCGGACGAGCGTCAGCACCTGCACATTCCCGCGGGTGAGCGCGGGCGCGTCGAGCTCCCGCTCCGTCCACGCCGTCGCGGCGAGCTGGTGAGCGAGTTCGTCATGATCCGCTCACGTGGCCCGCTGGGTCTCGCCGGCCGTCAGGCGCGGCACCTCGTGCGCGGCGCGATCCGTGTGCTCCCCGCCTTCTCCTCCCGCAAGCACCTCCCGTCCCGCCTGGCACGGCTGCGCGAGCTGGACGGCAACACCAGCATCCAGGTGCGGGGCCAGGGCACCGAGTTCGACTCGCTGCGCGAATACGTGCGCGGCGACGACGTGCGCTCGATCGACTGGCGTGCCACGGCTCGTGCCGGCACGACGATGCTGCGGACCTGGCGTCCGGAGCGCGATCGCCACGTCGTCATCATCATCGACACCGGCCGCACCTCCGCGGCGCGCGTGGGTGACGGCACGAGGGTGGATGCGTCGCTCGAGGCCGCGCTGCTGCTCGCGGCTCTCGCCTCCCGGGCCGGCGACCACGTGCACCTGCTCATGTACGACCGCGTCGTGCGCGGCCGGGTGACCGGTGTCGACGGCGCCGCACTCCTCCCCGCGCTGACGGACGCCATGGCCCCCGTGCACGCGCGCCTGGTCGACACCGACTGGCACGGCGCGTTCGCCGCGGTGCGCACGCTCACCACCCGCCCCTCCCTGATCGTGGTGCTCACCGCACAGGACGCCGCGGAATCGGCCCGAAGCTTCCTCGGGGCCTTCCCGAACGCGTCGCGCGCGACCTCCGTCCTGGTCGGATCGGTGACCGATGACGGCATCGCGACGCTCGCAAGGGGCCGGGGCTCGCGGGAGGAGGTGTACCTCGCCGCGGCGGCCGAGCGCACGCTCCGCGACGCGGAGAACGTCGCCGATGCGATCCGCCGGGCCGGCGGAGAGGCCATCGCCGCCGATCCCGAGGAACTCCCCCCGCGGATCGCGGACCGCTACCTGGAGCTCAAGGCCGCCGGGCGACTCTGA
- a CDS encoding AAA family ATPase: MHRVRTEVDKAVVGQAGTVTGLLVSLLARGHVLLEGVPGVAKTLVVRSFARALGLDTKRVQFTPDLMPGDVTGSLVYDARTGEFDFRAGPVFTNILLADEINRTPPKTQAALLEAMEERQVSADGVSRPLPDPFLVAATQNPIEHEGTYSLPEAQLDRFLMKLVVGMPERDAEVSVLRRHAEGFSPRELTGVEAVVTADEIRAAQGAAAAVEVTDDVLGYVVDLARATRQSPSVELGASPRASTGLLAAAKAWAWLNASSAVTPDHVQTMLVPVWRHRLQLRPDAQMEGVSADAVLTSVVQQTRVPI, from the coding sequence ATGCACCGGGTGCGCACCGAGGTCGACAAGGCGGTCGTCGGCCAGGCCGGCACCGTCACGGGCCTGCTGGTGTCGCTGCTCGCGCGCGGCCATGTGCTCCTCGAAGGCGTCCCCGGCGTCGCCAAGACGCTCGTCGTCCGCTCGTTCGCGCGGGCCCTCGGCCTCGACACCAAGCGGGTGCAGTTCACGCCCGACCTGATGCCGGGTGACGTGACGGGCTCGCTCGTGTACGACGCGCGCACCGGCGAGTTCGACTTCCGCGCCGGACCGGTGTTCACGAACATCCTCCTCGCGGACGAGATCAACCGGACGCCGCCGAAGACGCAGGCGGCACTCCTCGAGGCGATGGAGGAGCGTCAGGTGTCCGCCGACGGCGTCAGCCGCCCGCTGCCCGATCCGTTCCTCGTCGCCGCCACCCAGAACCCCATCGAGCACGAGGGCACGTACTCGCTCCCCGAGGCGCAGCTGGACCGCTTCCTGATGAAGCTCGTGGTCGGCATGCCGGAGCGCGACGCCGAGGTGTCGGTGCTCCGCCGCCATGCCGAGGGCTTCTCCCCGCGCGAGCTGACCGGTGTCGAGGCCGTCGTCACCGCGGACGAGATCCGTGCGGCGCAGGGTGCGGCCGCAGCCGTCGAGGTCACGGACGACGTGCTCGGATACGTCGTCGACCTCGCCCGTGCGACCCGCCAGTCCCCCTCGGTCGAGCTCGGCGCCAGCCCGCGAGCCTCCACCGGGCTCCTCGCGGCGGCCAAGGCCTGGGCCTGGCTCAACGCCTCCTCCGCCGTGACACCCGACCATGTGCAGACGATGCTGGTGCCGGTGTGGCGTCACCGCCTGCAGCTGCGGCCCGACGCGCAGATGGAGGGCGTGTCCGCCGACGCGGTGCTCACCTCCGTGGTGCAGCAGACCCGGGTTCCGATCTAG